A region from the Salifodinibacter halophilus genome encodes:
- the ychF gene encoding redox-regulated ATPase YchF gives MALQAGIVGLPNVGKSTLFNALTAAAIPAENYPFCTIDPNVGVVSVPDERLGQLAEIANPAAIVPTTVEFVDIAGLVAGAADGEGLGNQFLANIRETDAIIHVVRCFEDDDVMHVSGRVDPVGDVQTIDTELALADLATVERGLKRVEKAARSGDKDAKRQLDVFTRAYEHLDSGAPIRSLTLDDDERAALAELHLITAKPALFVANVDEGGFVNNPALDRLQAHADEQGAPVVAVCAALEGELAQLDADDQQAFLADLGQQEPGLNRVIRSTYRLLGLQTFFTAGPEEVRAWPVPVGATAPQAAGVIHSDFERGFIRAEVTELEDYVRLGGDKGAREAGRQRLEGKTYVVADGDVVHFRFNV, from the coding sequence ATGGCGTTACAAGCCGGCATCGTGGGTCTGCCGAACGTAGGCAAATCAACGCTTTTCAATGCATTGACCGCCGCTGCTATTCCGGCGGAGAACTATCCGTTTTGCACTATCGACCCGAACGTTGGTGTGGTCAGCGTGCCGGACGAGCGGCTTGGTCAGCTTGCCGAAATCGCCAACCCGGCGGCAATCGTGCCGACCACCGTCGAGTTCGTGGATATTGCCGGCCTGGTCGCCGGCGCGGCGGATGGTGAAGGGCTGGGCAATCAGTTTCTAGCTAATATCCGTGAAACCGACGCCATTATCCATGTCGTGCGCTGTTTTGAGGACGACGACGTCATGCACGTTTCCGGTCGTGTCGATCCTGTTGGCGACGTTCAGACCATTGATACCGAATTGGCGCTGGCGGATTTGGCGACCGTAGAACGTGGTCTTAAGCGGGTGGAAAAAGCCGCGCGCTCCGGCGACAAGGACGCCAAACGACAACTGGATGTGTTTACCCGCGCCTACGAGCATTTGGATAGCGGCGCGCCGATCCGTTCGCTAACGCTGGACGATGATGAACGCGCCGCGCTGGCTGAACTGCACTTGATTACCGCCAAGCCGGCCTTGTTTGTTGCCAACGTCGACGAGGGCGGCTTCGTGAATAATCCAGCGCTGGATCGGCTCCAGGCCCATGCCGATGAGCAGGGTGCGCCGGTGGTCGCGGTTTGCGCTGCGCTTGAGGGCGAACTGGCGCAACTCGACGCCGACGACCAGCAAGCGTTTCTGGCCGATCTCGGTCAACAGGAGCCGGGGCTGAATCGAGTCATTCGGTCGACCTACCGTCTGCTCGGTCTACAGACGTTTTTCACAGCGGGGCCGGAGGAAGTCCGTGCCTGGCCGGTTCCGGTCGGCGCTACTGCGCCACAGGCAGCAGGCGTCATCCACTCGGATTTCGAGCGTGGCTTTATCCGTGCCGAAGTTACCGAGTTAGAAGACTATGTCCGGCTCGGTGGAGACAAGGGCGCCCGAGAAGCGGGGCGTCAACGCCTCGAAGGCAAGACCTATGTGGTCGCCGATGGCGATGTTGTCCATTTTCGGTTTAACGTCTGA
- the ilvB gene encoding biosynthetic-type acetolactate synthase large subunit, whose product MSETVEPIVEQPHPVAGRTLAGADIIVQVLADEGVKTVFGYSGGAILPTYDAIFRYNESHDDSMPLVVPANEQGAGFMAAGYARASGEVGTAIVTSGPGATNAVTPVRDCMADSVAMVLITGQVARAAIGTDAFQEAPVTNLMSPVSKHVFMVTDPDQLEATVRTAFEIARSGRPGPVVIDVPKDVQTQQNIFRGSGVLPVPGYRQRMQALRDNQLDDNKCQTFFDLFATSQRPLIYAGGGVVNADASQALRDFAHTFGIPVVTTLMGIGTMDTTDDLSLHMLGMHGTAYANYAVEDCDLLIAIGARFDDRVAGVPSEFAPSAQAVAHLDADASEINKVKSVDWHHVGLFSDSLKRLTDYGQRQRINAAPAAWHDHIANLRSTYAMDYARDREYIQPQAVIEAINRRTGGEAVIATGVGQHQMWSAQYFDFREPRLWLTSGSMGTMGFGLPAAIGAAFAQPRRQVIDIDGDASIRMTSGELETATTYNCPVKILVLNNNGDGMVKQWQKLFFQGRLSASDKSLHKKDFVKAAEADGFNFARRINDPLELEATIEAFLDFDGPAFLEVQVDPDAGVYPMVGPGKTYREMITGDHIPSRT is encoded by the coding sequence ATGTCCGAAACCGTCGAACCCATCGTCGAACAACCTCACCCGGTCGCCGGCCGCACCCTCGCGGGCGCAGATATTATTGTACAGGTGCTGGCTGACGAAGGTGTAAAGACGGTATTCGGCTACTCCGGCGGCGCGATTCTGCCGACCTACGACGCCATTTTCCGCTATAACGAATCGCACGACGACTCCATGCCGCTCGTGGTGCCCGCCAACGAGCAAGGCGCTGGTTTCATGGCAGCCGGCTACGCGCGCGCTAGCGGCGAAGTCGGCACAGCGATTGTTACCTCCGGCCCCGGGGCGACCAACGCCGTGACACCGGTGCGCGACTGCATGGCTGACTCAGTCGCGATGGTATTGATTACCGGCCAGGTCGCGCGTGCAGCCATTGGCACCGATGCCTTCCAGGAGGCGCCAGTCACCAACCTGATGAGCCCGGTCTCCAAGCACGTTTTCATGGTCACCGACCCGGATCAACTCGAAGCCACGGTGCGCACTGCTTTCGAGATCGCGCGCTCGGGCCGACCGGGCCCGGTGGTCATCGATGTCCCCAAGGATGTGCAGACCCAGCAAAACATCTTCCGCGGCAGCGGCGTGCTGCCTGTGCCCGGCTACCGTCAGCGCATGCAAGCGCTTAGGGATAACCAGCTCGACGACAATAAGTGCCAGACATTCTTCGATCTGTTCGCCACCAGCCAGCGGCCACTGATTTACGCCGGCGGCGGCGTGGTTAACGCCGATGCGAGCCAGGCGCTTCGCGACTTCGCGCACACGTTCGGGATCCCAGTCGTTACCACGCTCATGGGCATCGGAACGATGGACACGACCGATGACTTAAGCTTACACATGCTCGGGATGCATGGCACGGCCTACGCCAACTATGCGGTCGAAGACTGCGACCTGCTGATCGCCATCGGCGCCCGTTTCGATGACCGCGTGGCCGGTGTGCCATCGGAATTCGCGCCGTCGGCACAGGCGGTGGCGCATCTAGATGCCGACGCCTCGGAGATCAACAAGGTCAAGTCAGTGGATTGGCACCACGTCGGCCTATTCTCGGACTCATTGAAACGTTTGACCGACTACGGGCAGAGACAGCGTATCAACGCCGCGCCCGCCGCCTGGCACGACCATATAGCCAACCTGCGCAGCACCTACGCGATGGACTACGCCCGCGACCGCGAGTACATCCAGCCGCAGGCGGTCATCGAAGCGATCAACCGTCGGACCGGCGGCGAAGCCGTCATCGCAACCGGCGTCGGTCAGCATCAGATGTGGTCGGCGCAGTACTTCGATTTCCGCGAGCCACGTCTGTGGCTGACGTCGGGGTCGATGGGCACTATGGGCTTCGGGCTACCGGCAGCTATCGGTGCAGCGTTTGCACAGCCTCGTCGTCAGGTCATCGACATCGACGGCGACGCCTCGATCCGTATGACCAGCGGCGAATTGGAAACGGCCACGACTTATAACTGCCCCGTCAAGATCCTGGTACTCAACAACAACGGCGATGGCATGGTTAAGCAGTGGCAAAAGCTGTTTTTCCAGGGCCGGCTATCGGCATCGGATAAGTCACTGCACAAAAAAGACTTCGTCAAAGCGGCGGAAGCCGATGGCTTCAACTTTGCACGCCGGATAAACGACCCCTTGGAGCTGGAGGCGACCATCGAGGCGTTCCTCGACTTCGACGGTCCGGCGTTTCTGGAAGTTCAAGTCGACCCGGATGCCGGCGTCTACCCGATGGTCGGCCCCGGCAAGACGTACCGGGAGATGATCACCGGCGACCATATCCCGAGTCGCACTTAG
- the ilvN gene encoding acetolactate synthase small subunit — MANESGALVRVAGMFAQRGFNIENLNVAPTDNDAMSRLTLVTRGSEAVVDQIVRQTQKLVDVIDVQNMTAVDHTELEVALVKIRSDIDQENLNTVLGEVDVHSVDTTDDRRMLRFLGTGDELTALIEQLGDARMLEEHVRSGAVTLARGAELLHKTNDRSIDKTIVE; from the coding sequence ATGGCTAACGAGTCGGGCGCGCTCGTGCGCGTGGCCGGTATGTTCGCCCAACGTGGGTTCAACATCGAGAATCTGAATGTCGCGCCGACCGACAACGATGCAATGTCGCGACTGACGTTGGTAACCCGCGGCAGTGAGGCTGTGGTTGATCAGATTGTTCGGCAAACGCAAAAACTCGTTGACGTAATCGACGTACAGAACATGACCGCCGTTGACCATACGGAACTTGAAGTTGCGTTGGTCAAGATCCGTTCGGATATCGATCAGGAGAATCTGAACACGGTGCTAGGCGAGGTCGATGTACATAGCGTCGACACAACCGATGATCGACGGATGCTTCGTTTTCTAGGCACCGGTGACGAGTTGACTGCATTGATTGAACAACTAGGCGACGCGCGGATGCTCGAAGAACACGTCCGCAGTGGCGCCGTTACTCTGGCGCGCGGTGCCGAGCTGTTGCACAAGACCAACGACCGTTCGATTGACAAGACGATTGTCGAATAA
- the ilvC gene encoding ketol-acid reductoisomerase, whose protein sequence is MTVFYDKDADLELIKRKKVAIIGYGSQGHAHANNLKESGVDVVVGLRTGSGSAAKAERAGLQVAPIEDAVAAADLVMLLTPDEHQVDVYQNQIEPNLPNGATVGFAHGFNIHYQLIEPRPDVNIVMIAPKGPGHLVRSTYESGRGVPSLIAVYQDAAGQAKDLSLAYAVAIGAGRAGVIETSFQAETETDLFGEQSVLCGGMMSLIQAGYETLVEAGYEPEMAYFECLHEVKLIVDLIYEGGIANMRYSISNTAEYGDITRGKRLVNEDTRAEMRNILEEIQSGSFAREFIAEHQSGSPMLKAGRRRAADSQIEQVGEKLRGMMPWIAADRVVDQSRN, encoded by the coding sequence ATGACCGTTTTCTACGATAAGGACGCCGACCTCGAACTGATCAAACGCAAGAAGGTCGCGATCATTGGCTACGGCTCACAAGGCCATGCCCATGCCAATAACTTGAAGGAATCCGGTGTCGACGTTGTAGTTGGTCTGCGCACGGGTTCTGGCTCGGCCGCCAAGGCGGAACGCGCCGGTTTGCAGGTAGCGCCCATCGAGGACGCCGTGGCCGCTGCCGATCTCGTCATGCTGCTGACGCCCGACGAGCATCAGGTTGATGTCTACCAGAATCAGATTGAACCCAATCTCCCGAATGGCGCCACCGTTGGTTTCGCGCACGGTTTCAATATCCACTATCAGCTGATTGAGCCGCGTCCGGATGTCAACATCGTGATGATCGCGCCCAAGGGGCCGGGACATTTGGTGCGCTCGACGTACGAATCCGGGCGTGGCGTGCCGAGCCTGATCGCGGTGTATCAGGATGCCGCCGGGCAGGCCAAGGACCTGTCGCTGGCCTACGCGGTGGCCATCGGCGCAGGCCGGGCCGGGGTAATTGAGACCAGTTTCCAGGCCGAGACCGAAACCGACCTGTTTGGTGAACAGTCGGTGCTCTGTGGCGGTATGATGTCACTGATCCAGGCCGGCTACGAGACGCTGGTGGAAGCCGGTTATGAACCCGAAATGGCGTATTTCGAGTGCCTGCACGAAGTCAAACTGATCGTGGACCTGATCTACGAAGGCGGTATCGCTAACATGCGTTACTCGATCTCGAACACCGCCGAATACGGTGACATCACGCGCGGCAAACGCTTGGTCAACGAGGATACGCGTGCCGAAATGCGTAACATCCTCGAAGAGATCCAGAGCGGCTCGTTCGCGCGTGAATTTATTGCTGAGCACCAATCCGGTAGCCCAATGCTCAAGGCGGGTCGTCGGCGCGCGGCCGACAGCCAGATCGAGCAGGTTGGCGAGAAACTACGCGGCATGATGCCGTGGATCGCGGCCGACCGGGTCGTGGATCAGTCGCGGAACTAG
- a CDS encoding phosphatidylcholine/phosphatidylserine synthase, which produces MHDHDPDAPTQRRRRGIYLLPNLFTTGTLFAGFYAIIAATQDYFTVASIAIFVAMLTDMLDGRVARWTRAETDFGIQFDSLADLVAFGMASSLVAFMFSLDALAQTSDVAGKLGWLAAFFYIASAALRLARFNIARGAPTEKNHFVGLPSPAAAGVLVGFVWVMTRMGVSGDQVVVPVFGLTVATGALMVSNVRYRSFKKLSTRRRVPFHYVLAMVGVFVLIVLFPPFVLFAAFFGFALSGPVEAILRRRHIRRN; this is translated from the coding sequence GTGCACGACCACGATCCGGATGCGCCCACGCAACGACGTCGGCGCGGTATTTATCTGCTGCCGAATCTGTTTACCACCGGCACCCTGTTTGCCGGTTTCTACGCCATTATCGCCGCAACGCAGGACTATTTCACGGTTGCCTCGATCGCTATTTTCGTAGCCATGCTTACCGACATGCTCGATGGGCGTGTCGCGCGTTGGACGCGCGCCGAAACTGATTTCGGTATTCAGTTCGATAGCCTGGCCGATTTAGTGGCTTTCGGCATGGCGAGTTCGCTTGTGGCATTCATGTTCAGTTTGGATGCCTTGGCACAAACCAGTGATGTGGCCGGCAAGTTGGGCTGGTTGGCGGCGTTTTTCTATATTGCATCGGCCGCGCTCCGCTTGGCGCGTTTCAATATTGCTCGCGGTGCGCCGACGGAAAAGAATCATTTCGTTGGCTTGCCGAGTCCGGCAGCGGCCGGCGTACTGGTCGGCTTTGTCTGGGTGATGACGCGCATGGGGGTCAGCGGTGACCAAGTCGTCGTGCCGGTGTTTGGCCTCACGGTGGCTACCGGCGCCCTCATGGTCTCGAATGTGCGCTATCGCAGTTTCAAAAAGCTAAGCACCCGCCGCCGTGTGCCGTTTCATTACGTGCTTGCCATGGTGGGTGTGTTCGTTCTGATCGTCTTGTTCCCGCCGTTTGTTCTGTTCGCCGCGTTTTTTGGTTTCGCCCTCTCGGGACCTGTCGAGGCGATCCTTCGGCGTCGGCACATACGGCGAAACTAG
- a CDS encoding uracil-DNA glycosylase translates to MTDGHRQAVFDALGLTPWQRRAGGPLGPPNRDYDAAREACAAAHDVDAEAEAKVADMPAATSSSSKCDEYVPDAAAGDCAGLDWDELEAYLERCDHRGASQPVFGVGARTADVLIVGEAPGAEEDRQGEPFVGRSGRLLDQMLAEIDCSRTSNVFITNICKFRPPDNRDPTAAEVAADWPILERQIELMAPKLVVATGRVAAQTLLASTVSLGRLRGQRHRYPGRDLDVIVTYHPAFLLRSPQQKAKAWIDLCAIADCIETAAL, encoded by the coding sequence ATGACGGATGGGCATCGACAAGCTGTGTTCGATGCGCTGGGGCTGACGCCTTGGCAGCGTCGCGCGGGTGGGCCGCTTGGGCCGCCGAATCGGGACTACGACGCGGCGCGCGAAGCGTGCGCGGCGGCCCACGATGTGGATGCTGAGGCCGAGGCCAAAGTGGCTGATATGCCGGCTGCAACGTCGTCATCGTCGAAATGCGATGAGTATGTCCCGGACGCCGCGGCCGGCGACTGTGCTGGCCTCGATTGGGATGAGCTGGAGGCCTATCTGGAGCGCTGCGACCATCGCGGTGCCAGTCAGCCAGTGTTTGGAGTGGGCGCTCGCACGGCCGATGTGCTGATCGTCGGCGAGGCCCCCGGTGCCGAGGAGGACCGCCAGGGTGAGCCGTTCGTGGGCCGTTCGGGGCGGCTTCTCGACCAGATGCTCGCCGAAATTGACTGCTCGCGCACGTCTAACGTCTTCATTACTAACATCTGCAAATTTCGGCCACCCGATAACCGGGATCCAACAGCCGCGGAAGTTGCCGCCGATTGGCCGATACTCGAGCGCCAGATTGAGCTAATGGCGCCGAAACTGGTGGTGGCCACCGGGCGTGTGGCGGCACAGACGCTGTTGGCCAGCACGGTAAGTCTGGGAAGACTCCGTGGCCAGCGCCATCGTTATCCTGGCCGTGACCTGGACGTGATCGTCACCTATCACCCGGCTTTTCTGCTGCGTAGTCCGCAGCAGAAAGCGAAAGCGTGGATCGACCTGTGTGCCATCGCCGATTGCATCGAAACGGCGGCTCTATAG
- the rimI gene encoding ribosomal protein S18-alanine N-acetyltransferase, translating into MRRGDVDAVLQLERAVYLFPWSARIFHDCLRVGYHAWVVTDDAGRVLGYSFLSIVLQEAHILNICVAESERGRGLADQLLDIMIEAATAARVESLMLEVRPSNRAARRLYKRRGFTFLGRRPRYYPASEGREDALLLCLSLVDA; encoded by the coding sequence ATGCGCCGGGGTGACGTCGACGCTGTGCTGCAACTCGAGCGTGCGGTCTATCTTTTCCCCTGGAGTGCCCGCATCTTTCACGATTGCCTGCGCGTGGGGTATCACGCTTGGGTCGTCACGGATGATGCGGGCCGGGTGCTGGGGTACAGTTTCTTGTCGATCGTGCTGCAGGAGGCGCATATTCTCAATATTTGCGTCGCCGAGTCCGAACGCGGCCGCGGTCTGGCCGATCAACTGCTGGATATCATGATCGAAGCGGCAACAGCGGCTCGAGTGGAATCATTGATGCTCGAAGTTCGCCCGTCCAATCGGGCGGCACGGCGCCTGTATAAACGGCGTGGCTTTACGTTCCTCGGCCGGCGACCACGTTACTATCCCGCGTCGGAGGGGCGCGAGGATGCGTTGCTGCTCTGCCTTTCGCTTGTCGACGCATGA
- a CDS encoding MFS transporter has translation MTRAWRWAFYDWANSAFATVVIAAFFPVFFKTVAAADLASSEATFWLGLGNAAASLIVFIAAPVLGGVVDYAGRKQAGLITATTVSVIATAALFWVGAGQWPLALTCFIVALAGFFAAMVCYDSLLTDVSESADYARVSARGYALGYLGGGLLLTFDVVLVSAPQWFGLSGPSAAIRWSFVSVALWWLVFSLPLWLGVRECRPASPFDLRRAARQSVLDLSDTTRAIVTQPVIWRFLAAYWLYIDAIHTIVRMAVDFGLNLGLARQDLVMAILLAQFVGFPASLFFGWLAMHWRLRASIFIGLGVYAAMSIWSYFLVAAWQFYVMAVCIGLVQGGVQALSRAYFAAIIPAAQSGRYFGVYNMLGKFSAIIGPVLVGVTTMLTGNVRFSIVSVSILLVAGAIFLATSRDPKQAHRATETVKRSG, from the coding sequence ATGACGCGGGCCTGGCGCTGGGCGTTTTACGACTGGGCTAATTCAGCGTTCGCGACAGTCGTTATCGCGGCGTTTTTCCCGGTCTTTTTCAAGACCGTGGCCGCGGCCGATCTGGCGTCGTCCGAGGCTACGTTCTGGCTCGGGCTCGGTAATGCGGCCGCCAGTCTGATCGTTTTCATCGCCGCGCCGGTTCTCGGTGGAGTAGTCGATTACGCGGGCCGTAAGCAGGCAGGTTTGATTACGGCAACCACCGTATCGGTAATCGCGACCGCTGCCCTTTTCTGGGTCGGCGCTGGTCAGTGGCCACTGGCACTAACCTGCTTCATCGTCGCACTTGCCGGATTTTTCGCGGCCATGGTCTGTTATGACAGCTTGCTCACCGACGTCAGTGAATCGGCCGACTATGCGCGCGTCTCGGCGCGCGGTTATGCGCTTGGTTATCTCGGCGGTGGCCTGTTACTGACCTTCGATGTCGTACTTGTCAGCGCGCCGCAGTGGTTTGGGTTGAGTGGGCCGAGCGCGGCTATTCGGTGGTCATTTGTCTCGGTCGCACTTTGGTGGTTGGTATTTTCGTTACCGCTCTGGCTCGGGGTGCGTGAGTGCCGGCCGGCGTCGCCTTTCGACCTGCGTCGAGCCGCACGCCAGAGTGTGCTCGATTTGTCGGATACAACCCGCGCGATTGTGACCCAGCCCGTAATCTGGCGTTTCCTTGCCGCTTACTGGCTCTATATCGATGCGATCCACACCATTGTGCGCATGGCGGTTGATTTCGGTCTCAATCTAGGTCTTGCCCGGCAGGATTTGGTCATGGCCATATTACTGGCGCAATTCGTCGGTTTCCCGGCCTCACTCTTTTTCGGCTGGTTAGCCATGCATTGGCGGCTCAGGGCCTCAATATTCATCGGGCTCGGTGTGTACGCGGCCATGAGTATTTGGAGTTATTTCCTGGTCGCTGCCTGGCAGTTCTATGTCATGGCTGTTTGCATCGGATTGGTCCAAGGTGGTGTGCAAGCGCTGTCGCGCGCCTACTTTGCAGCCATCATTCCGGCCGCCCAAAGTGGGCGCTATTTCGGCGTCTACAATATGCTTGGCAAGTTTTCCGCGATCATCGGCCCAGTGCTGGTCGGCGTGACGACGATGTTGACCGGAAATGTGCGGTTTTCAATCGTCTCGGTGAGCATCTTGCTGGTTGCCGGCGCTATTTTTCTGGCCACTAGCCGGGACCCGAAGCAAGCGCATAGGGCAACAGAGACCGTAAAACGCTCCGGTTAG
- a CDS encoding FxsA family protein produces MAARLLIAFIVVPIAELWLLIEVGRQIGALATVVIVVITAIVGSQLARRQGIDVLARIRKTQARGEMPALPMLNGAALLLAGFMLLTPGLITDAVGFALLIPRLRERIARYLVSRIIVSTPFGRQSPFGDSDTDNDDDSVIEGEYERRKDQPRRNLRNGHDHHRS; encoded by the coding sequence ATGGCCGCTAGACTCTTAATCGCATTCATCGTCGTTCCCATCGCCGAACTCTGGCTGCTGATCGAAGTCGGCCGCCAAATCGGCGCACTGGCCACTGTCGTGATCGTCGTCATTACCGCGATCGTCGGCAGTCAACTCGCCCGTCGACAGGGTATCGACGTCCTGGCGCGCATCCGCAAGACGCAGGCGCGCGGCGAGATGCCGGCCCTACCGATGTTGAACGGTGCTGCACTGCTGCTGGCCGGGTTCATGCTACTCACCCCCGGTTTAATCACCGACGCCGTCGGCTTCGCACTACTGATCCCGCGGCTGCGTGAGCGTATCGCACGGTATCTGGTCTCACGCATTATCGTCTCGACACCGTTCGGTCGCCAAAGCCCGTTCGGCGATAGCGATACCGACAACGACGACGACAGCGTAATTGAGGGCGAATACGAACGCCGCAAGGACCAACCGCGCCGCAACCTGCGAAACGGCCACGACCACCACCGCTCCTGA